A genomic window from Heptranchias perlo isolate sHepPer1 chromosome 20, sHepPer1.hap1, whole genome shotgun sequence includes:
- the LOC137335564 gene encoding zinc finger protein 271-like — MRGQSRLREERVRCRHKETRTTEEPWKCGDCGKGFNSPSQLETHRHSHTGESPFTCSVCGKGFTQSSHLLRHQRVHTGERPFSCSLCKKRFTRSSHLMAHQRVHTGERPFSCSVCGKRFTQSSNLLIHQRLHSDERPFNCSDCEKRFKSKINLLTHKHTHTGERPFSCSVCKKRFTLSSYLLKHQRVHTGERPFSCSVCGKRFIQSSNLLVHQRVHTGERPFSCSVCGKRFTQSSSLRIHQRVHTGERPFSCSVCKKRFTLSSNLLIHQRVHTGERPFSCSVCKKRFTHKINLLTHQRTHTGERAFSCSVCKKRFTRSYTLLKHQRVHTDKRPFKCSDCELRFKSKKNLLTHQRTHPGERLFKCSDCEKCFKSTNDLLKHQHTHTGERLFTCSVCGKGFTQSSHVLRHQRVHI; from the exons atgcgcggtcagtcgaggctgcgggaggagcgcgttcggtgcag acacaaggagacCCGCACCACGGAGGAAccatggaaatgtggggactgtgggaagggattcaattccccttcacagctggaaactcatcgacacagtcacactggggagagcccgttcacctgctccgtgtgtgggaagggattcactcagtcatcacacctgctgagacatcagcgagttcacactggggagaggccgttctcctgctccttgtgtaagaagagatttactaggtcATCCCACCTGatggcacaccagcgagttcacactggcgagaggccgttctcctgctctgtgtgtgggaagagattcactcagtcatccaacctgctgatacaccagcgacttCACTCCGACGAGAGACCTTTTaattgttctgactgtgagaagaggtttaaaagcaaaattaatctgctgacgcacaaacacactcacacaggggagaggccgttctcttgctctgtgtgtaagaagagatttactctgtCATCctacctgctgaaacaccagcgagttcacactggggagaggccgttctcttgctctgtgtgtgggaagagattcattcagtcatccaacctgctggtacaccagcgagttcacactggggagaggccgttctcttgctctgtgtgtgggaagagattcactcagtcatccagcctgcggatacaccagcgagttcacactggggagaggccgttctcctgctccgtgtgtaagaagagatttactctgtc atccaacctgctgatacaccagcgagttcacactggggagaggccgttctcctgctccgtgtgtaagaagagattcactca caaaattaatctgctgacacaccaacgcactcacactggggagagggcgttctcctgctctgtgtgcaagaagagatttactcggtcatacaccctgctgaaacaccagcgagttcacactgataagagaccttttaaatgttctgactgtgagctgaggtttaaaagcaaaaagaatctgctgacacaccaacgtactcaccctggggagagactttttaaatgttctgactgtgagaagtgttttaaaagcacaaatgatctcctgaaacaccaacacactcacactggggagagactgttcacctgctccgtgtgtgggaagggattcactcagtcatcacacgtgctgagacaccagcgagttcacatatga